The Helicobacter pylori genome includes a window with the following:
- a CDS encoding YkgB family protein → MQALKSLLEVMTKLQNLGGYLMHIAIFIIFIWIGGLKFVPYEAEGIAPFVANSPFFSFMYQFEKPAYKQHKMSESQSMQEEMQDDPKIVENKEWHKENRTYLVAEALGITIMILGILVLLGLWMPLMGVIGGLLVAGMTITTLSFLFTTPEVFVNQHFPWLSGAGRLVVKDLALFAGGLFVAGFDAKRYLEGKGFCLMDRSSVGIKTKCSSGCCS, encoded by the coding sequence ATGCAAGCGTTAAAATCATTGCTTGAAGTGATGACAAAACTCCAGAATTTAGGCGGCTATTTGATGCATATAGCTATTTTTATCATTTTTATTTGGATTGGAGGGCTTAAGTTTGTGCCGTATGAAGCCGAAGGGATCGCTCCTTTTGTGGCTAACTCCCCTTTCTTTTCTTTCATGTATCAATTTGAAAAACCCGCATACAAACAACACAAAATGTCTGAATCCCAATCCATGCAAGAAGAAATGCAAGATGACCCTAAAATCGTTGAAAACAAAGAATGGCATAAAGAAAACCGCACTTATTTAGTGGCTGAAGCTTTAGGGATCACGATTATGATCCTAGGTATTTTGGTGCTTTTAGGGCTTTGGATGCCTTTAATGGGCGTGATTGGAGGCTTGCTTGTCGCTGGAATGACGATCACGACTCTGTCTTTTTTATTCACAACTCCCGAAGTGTTTGTCAATCAGCATTTCCCATGGCTTTCTGGGGCTGGAAGGCTAGTGGTTAAAGACTTGGCGTTATTTGCTGGAGGCTTGTTTGTGGCCGGATTTGATGCGAAACGCTATTTAGAGGGGAAAGGGTTTTGCTTGATGGATCGCTCATCAGTAGGGATTAAAACTAAATGCTCTAGTGGGTGTTGCTCTTAA
- a CDS encoding ribbon-helix-helix domain-containing protein, giving the protein MELGNKNIKPGRKRVAVDELKRNFSVTFYLSKDEHDVLRRLADEEVESVNSFVKRHILKTIIYKKGTNQDLSINCDSSSRL; this is encoded by the coding sequence ATGGAATTAGGAAATAAAAATATAAAACCCGGTCGCAAGCGTGTCGCTGTAGATGAGTTGAAACGCAATTTTTCAGTTACTTTTTATCTCTCTAAAGACGAACATGATGTTTTAAGACGATTAGCTGATGAAGAAGTAGAAAGCGTCAATTCCTTTGTCAAACGCCACATTTTAAAAACAATCATTTATAAAAAAGGCACTAACCAAGATCTTTCTATTAATTGCGATTCTTCCAGTAGGCTTTAA